A stretch of Enterobacter cloacae complex sp. ECNIH7 DNA encodes these proteins:
- a CDS encoding efflux RND transporter permease subunit — MNTGPEAKFNLSAWALKNQQMVSFFMLLVIAMGVFCYEKLPRNEDPAFTIKTAVVSAQWPGASVADTTRLLTDTLEKKLQETPWLDYLESETRAGRTVIHVNLRDDTPPQRVPDIWYQVRKKMQDIAPSLPEGVQGPAVDDEFDDTFGTIYAFIPEGFTLREVRDRAETIRRELMSLPDIGKTTLLGEQQEQWVLAFSPARLAGMGLDIQEVADALRAQNAVVPAGTMRTEKENMAIKVSGALMTEESLRAVTLHVNNRYIPLTDIATVTREIAEPPAPAYRVNGKPAIGLAVSMAPTGNMLRFGAALNARMAALSAGLPHGIEMVKVADQSAVVSDAVSGFIRVLIEAVVIVLAVSFVSLGLRAGLVVATAIPLVLAMTFAGMMLAGIGLQRISLGALIIALGLLVDDAMIAVETMVSRLEAGDSRRHAATHAFKTTAFPMLTGTLVMIAGFIPVGFAASSAGEYCFSLFAVVLIALLCSWAVAILFSPLTGTWLLPEKVRHHAAGPGRIARGYGRLLRLALRHRLATVLIALAALGLSAYGTTFMQGEFFPASDRPELLVSLTLPANASQPETLREVKKLEKALAGNGNIDRYSTYVGSGAIRFYLPMDVLLENENIAQMVVVAKDLAARDRLHAQLNRLLATQFSNIITRVSPLELGPPVGWPIKYRVSGPDYLQVRALANRLTDAIGRSPFSRDVNQTAGEPERVITLKVNQTAARAAGISSESLARTLNTVWSGSVVTSIRDNDRLVDVVLRATDDARHSTSTLSSLTIQGNDGKKIPLSAVATPAWGVDDPVIWRRQRVPFITVQTDLAPGLKAEAVSAALRPAVDKLRASLPAGYSIEEGGAVAESDKGNSSVFTVLPVTLVLMLLLLMLQLRRYSRMLLALLMAPFGLPGIVLAMLPGGTPMGFVALLGVIALAGMIVRNAVILISEVDSNLAQGMANDAAIMAAAEHRARPICLTACAAILGMIPISHQVFWGPMAYAIIGGLLVATLVTLTVLPASFSLLLQWGAQRNAAEDGLR; from the coding sequence ATGAACACAGGACCGGAAGCCAAATTTAACCTCTCCGCCTGGGCGCTGAAGAACCAGCAGATGGTCAGCTTTTTCATGCTGCTGGTAATTGCGATGGGCGTGTTTTGCTATGAGAAGCTGCCGCGTAACGAAGATCCGGCTTTTACCATTAAAACGGCCGTCGTCTCCGCGCAGTGGCCGGGAGCCTCCGTGGCGGATACCACCCGCCTGCTGACCGATACGCTTGAAAAAAAGCTGCAGGAAACGCCCTGGCTGGACTATCTCGAAAGTGAAACCCGGGCCGGACGCACCGTTATCCACGTCAACCTCCGTGACGATACGCCCCCGCAACGCGTGCCGGATATCTGGTATCAGGTTCGCAAAAAAATGCAGGACATCGCGCCGTCCCTGCCTGAAGGGGTGCAGGGCCCTGCCGTGGACGACGAGTTTGACGACACGTTCGGCACAATTTATGCCTTTATTCCCGAGGGCTTCACCCTGCGGGAGGTGCGGGATCGCGCAGAGACAATTCGTCGCGAGCTGATGTCCCTGCCGGATATAGGCAAAACCACCCTGCTGGGCGAACAGCAGGAGCAGTGGGTTCTCGCCTTTTCTCCCGCGCGCCTGGCAGGGATGGGGCTTGATATTCAGGAGGTTGCCGACGCCCTCCGGGCGCAAAATGCGGTTGTCCCGGCAGGAACGATGCGTACCGAAAAAGAGAACATGGCGATCAAGGTCAGCGGGGCGCTCATGACCGAAGAGAGCTTACGCGCCGTCACGCTGCACGTGAACAATCGCTATATTCCGCTGACCGACATTGCCACCGTCACCCGGGAAATCGCCGAGCCACCGGCCCCGGCCTACCGGGTAAACGGCAAGCCGGCTATCGGGCTGGCGGTGTCGATGGCGCCAACGGGCAACATGCTGCGTTTCGGCGCTGCGCTGAATGCCAGAATGGCGGCCCTCAGCGCCGGGCTGCCGCACGGTATCGAGATGGTGAAAGTTGCCGATCAGTCAGCGGTGGTCAGTGACGCGGTAAGCGGATTTATCCGGGTGCTTATCGAAGCCGTTGTTATCGTGCTGGCGGTTTCATTTGTCTCGCTGGGCTTACGGGCCGGACTGGTCGTGGCGACGGCCATCCCGCTGGTGCTCGCCATGACGTTTGCCGGCATGATGCTCGCAGGCATCGGCCTTCAGCGCATCTCGCTCGGGGCGCTGATCATTGCCCTGGGCCTGCTGGTGGATGACGCCATGATCGCCGTTGAAACGATGGTCTCCCGGCTGGAAGCGGGGGATTCCCGTCGGCATGCGGCCACCCATGCGTTCAAAACGACGGCCTTCCCGATGCTCACCGGTACTCTGGTGATGATTGCCGGCTTTATTCCCGTTGGTTTTGCGGCCTCCAGCGCCGGTGAATACTGCTTTTCCCTGTTTGCGGTGGTGCTCATTGCCCTGCTCTGCTCCTGGGCCGTCGCGATCCTGTTTTCGCCGCTGACGGGCACGTGGCTGCTGCCGGAAAAAGTCAGACATCACGCGGCAGGCCCCGGCAGGATCGCGCGCGGGTACGGACGACTTTTACGCCTGGCGCTGCGCCACCGGCTCGCTACCGTGCTGATTGCGCTTGCCGCGCTGGGGCTGTCAGCGTACGGCACGACGTTTATGCAGGGCGAGTTTTTCCCCGCATCGGACCGGCCTGAGCTGCTGGTCAGCCTGACGCTTCCGGCCAACGCGTCGCAGCCGGAAACGCTAAGAGAGGTGAAAAAGCTGGAAAAAGCGCTGGCCGGCAACGGCAACATCGATCGCTATTCGACGTACGTCGGGTCGGGCGCCATCCGTTTTTACCTGCCGATGGACGTGCTGCTGGAAAATGAAAATATCGCCCAGATGGTTGTGGTGGCGAAGGATCTTGCGGCGCGGGATCGTCTGCATGCGCAGCTCAACAGGCTCCTGGCGACGCAGTTTAGCAACATCATCACGCGCGTGTCGCCCCTAGAGCTGGGGCCGCCCGTCGGCTGGCCCATCAAATACCGGGTGAGCGGGCCGGATTATCTGCAGGTTCGGGCGTTGGCGAACCGTCTCACGGACGCGATTGGCCGCTCCCCGTTCTCACGCGACGTTAACCAGACGGCCGGAGAGCCTGAAAGGGTCATCACCCTTAAGGTGAATCAGACGGCGGCCAGGGCGGCGGGAATATCGTCAGAAAGCCTCGCCCGCACGCTGAACACCGTCTGGTCCGGCAGCGTTGTCACCTCCATCAGGGATAACGACCGCCTTGTCGACGTGGTGCTGCGGGCCACGGACGATGCACGTCACAGCACCTCCACCCTCTCCTCGCTCACGATTCAGGGGAATGACGGTAAAAAAATTCCGCTCAGCGCCGTCGCGACGCCGGCCTGGGGCGTGGACGATCCGGTCATCTGGCGTCGCCAGCGCGTGCCCTTTATCACGGTGCAAACGGACCTTGCCCCGGGCCTGAAGGCTGAAGCGGTATCCGCGGCGCTGCGTCCGGCGGTCGACAAGCTGCGCGCGAGCCTGCCCGCAGGTTACAGCATTGAAGAGGGCGGCGCGGTTGCCGAATCGGACAAGGGGAACAGCTCCGTCTTTACCGTTCTTCCGGTAACGCTGGTCCTCATGCTGTTGCTGCTGATGCTTCAGCTGCGGCGATATTCCCGGATGCTGCTGGCCCTCCTGATGGCCCCGTTTGGCCTGCCGGGGATCGTGCTGGCTATGCTGCCCGGCGGCACGCCGATGGGGTTTGTCGCGCTGCTGGGCGTCATCGCCCTGGCGGGGATGATCGTGCGCAACGCGGTGATACTGATTAGCGAAGTTGACAGCAATCTTGCTCAGGGGATGGCAAACGATGCCGCAATTATGGCGGCCGCGGAGCACCGGGCCAGACCCATCTGTCTGACCGCCTGCGCCGCCATTCTGGGCATGATCCCGATCTCTCATCAGGTCTTCTGGGGGCCAATGGCCTATGCCATTATCGGCGGGCTGCTGGTCGCGACGCTGGTGACGCTGACCGTGTTACCCGCGTCGTTTAGCCTGCTGTTACAGTGGGGAGCTCAGCGCAACGCCGCAGAAGACGGACTGCGCTGA
- a CDS encoding efflux RND transporter periplasmic adaptor subunit: MSDEFFLSLRHCLHHLYGVARTLSWLHFLPLALLALAIFPLTGCGDKHENKPDPARAVRYVVVGAAQTLPALERTGEIHAHDETTLSFRTGGRILTRSVDIGDRVTAGQLLATLDNTTGKNQLDGAEADYEGAKASAQVAALNVSRMQKLMPTGAIARTQLDSARADWLVARARLKSSEAAWRNARESLGWTRLIAPQAGVITAVNASAGQVVSDGQSVLTLATGEARDVAFDIATPDAIPPLDKTELRVSLLSDPSVQASAALRDITPQADPQTRTWRVRATLQNPPAAMALGASVTVTLPSSAPRGYTLPASALTRIGDKPAVFVITPQSRAQLRAVVPASYTATSVMIASGLEPGDRVITAGVSTLRSGEPVVAGEVQP, translated from the coding sequence ATGTCAGACGAATTTTTTCTCTCCCTCCGCCACTGCCTGCATCATTTGTACGGCGTGGCGCGCACCCTTTCCTGGCTGCATTTTCTTCCCCTGGCCCTGCTTGCGCTGGCGATTTTTCCGCTGACCGGCTGCGGTGATAAACACGAAAATAAGCCCGACCCTGCGCGAGCGGTACGCTACGTCGTCGTCGGGGCCGCCCAGACCCTTCCCGCGCTGGAAAGAACCGGTGAGATCCATGCCCACGATGAAACGACCCTGAGCTTTCGGACCGGGGGCCGAATACTGACGCGCAGCGTTGATATTGGCGATCGGGTCACTGCCGGACAGCTGCTGGCCACGCTTGACAATACAACCGGGAAAAACCAGCTCGACGGCGCTGAGGCCGACTATGAAGGTGCCAAAGCCTCGGCGCAGGTCGCCGCGCTTAATGTTAGTCGAATGCAAAAGCTCATGCCAACGGGTGCTATCGCCCGCACGCAGCTCGACAGCGCCCGTGCCGACTGGCTTGTCGCCCGCGCGCGCTTAAAAAGCAGCGAGGCCGCGTGGCGAAATGCCCGCGAAAGCCTCGGCTGGACGCGCCTGATCGCGCCGCAGGCGGGCGTCATCACGGCCGTGAACGCCTCTGCGGGGCAGGTTGTCAGCGATGGTCAGTCCGTGCTGACGCTGGCAACGGGTGAAGCCCGCGACGTGGCGTTTGATATTGCCACTCCGGATGCGATTCCGCCTCTGGATAAGACAGAATTGCGGGTTTCCCTCCTCAGCGACCCGTCGGTACAGGCGTCTGCCGCGCTGCGGGATATCACCCCGCAGGCCGATCCTCAGACCCGCACCTGGCGCGTCAGGGCCACCCTGCAAAACCCGCCGGCGGCCATGGCGCTGGGCGCCAGCGTTACCGTCACGTTGCCATCGTCTGCCCCGCGCGGCTACACCCTTCCCGCCTCGGCGCTGACCCGCATCGGCGACAAACCGGCCGTTTTTGTGATTACCCCGCAGTCGCGGGCGCAGCTGCGCGCTGTGGTGCCCGCGAGCTATACGGCCACCTCCGTCATGATTGCCTCCGGCCTTGAGCCGGGCGACAGGGTGATTACGGCGGGCGTGAGCACATTGCGGTCCGGCGAGCCGGTGGTTGCCGGAGAGGTTCAGCCATGA
- a CDS encoding MipA/OmpV family protein: MIAIKKVLYMSVPLLLAVASGAQADDGTASDSLTVGLGGQYAPRYSGSDKQVWQVVPVLQGRKGAFFIDAQKGVGYDLQNDSGWYFEHTLGYDFGRAEKNSGWREGANNLKGMGDIDATLNTGLAVGWQAAPWLSMEGKATLPLTDSQGASYQASVTLIPLQNNQDTVAFQSAALFGDSRYLNTWYGVSERQSRRTGYRRYAAPGGFYGVDTSLTWSHQFDAHWGTVLSADYTWLGDRANNSPIVMRRNEGAATAAITWTF; the protein is encoded by the coding sequence ATGATAGCGATAAAAAAAGTCCTGTATATGTCCGTCCCGCTTCTGTTGGCCGTGGCTTCCGGCGCGCAGGCGGATGATGGCACCGCGTCCGATTCCTTAACCGTCGGGCTTGGGGGGCAGTATGCCCCGCGTTACTCAGGCTCAGACAAGCAGGTGTGGCAGGTGGTTCCGGTGCTGCAGGGACGCAAAGGCGCTTTCTTTATTGATGCGCAAAAAGGGGTGGGATATGACCTGCAAAACGACAGCGGCTGGTATTTCGAACACACGCTGGGCTACGACTTCGGAAGGGCTGAGAAAAATTCAGGCTGGCGTGAGGGCGCAAACAATCTGAAAGGGATGGGGGACATTGATGCCACCCTGAATACCGGCCTTGCCGTCGGCTGGCAGGCCGCGCCATGGCTGAGTATGGAAGGCAAAGCGACGCTGCCGTTAACGGACAGCCAGGGGGCAAGCTATCAGGCCTCCGTGACGCTGATCCCCTTACAAAATAATCAGGATACGGTTGCCTTTCAGTCAGCGGCCCTGTTTGGCGACAGCCGTTATCTGAATACCTGGTATGGGGTCAGCGAGCGGCAGAGCCGCCGCACCGGATATCGCCGCTATGCTGCGCCGGGTGGATTCTATGGTGTCGACACCAGCCTGACCTGGAGCCATCAGTTCGATGCCCACTGGGGGACGGTGCTGAGTGCGGACTATACCTGGCTGGGCGATCGTGCGAATAACAGCCCGATCGTGATGCGGCGCAATGAGGGGGCTGCAACCGCCGCTATCACCTGGACATTTTAA
- a CDS encoding sensor histidine kinase has product MIKNQHSSLWRWICARILALAIGSVIVIATCMWLRYAVQNYWIMGKMPAAVRQEFLTLSQNPQANPARFHSIVDTWWGLSYSTPSIASADWATVALLVLVMIPFIVVMGLKHARPLALQFSRLRDAAKDVADGQFGRQAELIEDAPAEMVSFATDFNSMTGQLARYEKELRASHVAMAHELRSPLTAAIGRLQGMLDGVFDASPAQLGMVMKQLQHLNRLTDELHLLSLADAGNLVLEDQPFCLDELIQERAAWIMPEADAHHFRITLRNPRTSPFRGDAFRLGQVVTILMENALRYGREGGHLEVALHYASGHYILEFTDDGPGVSPQFLPEMFKRFSREEQSRARHSGGSGLGLSIARAICEAHGGEISASLPETGGLAVRILLPWHPSGNENIHS; this is encoded by the coding sequence ATGATTAAAAATCAGCACTCCTCTCTGTGGCGCTGGATTTGCGCGCGCATCCTGGCGCTGGCTATCGGCAGCGTGATCGTCATTGCCACCTGCATGTGGCTGCGCTATGCGGTTCAGAACTACTGGATAATGGGCAAAATGCCAGCGGCGGTCCGCCAGGAGTTTCTGACGCTCAGCCAGAACCCGCAGGCCAATCCGGCCCGCTTCCACTCGATTGTGGACACCTGGTGGGGCCTGAGCTATTCCACGCCGTCTATCGCCTCAGCCGACTGGGCCACGGTGGCCCTGCTGGTGCTGGTGATGATCCCGTTTATCGTGGTGATGGGGCTCAAACACGCCCGGCCGCTGGCGCTGCAGTTCAGCCGCCTTCGCGATGCGGCAAAGGATGTCGCCGACGGGCAGTTTGGCCGTCAGGCGGAACTGATCGAGGATGCGCCGGCGGAAATGGTCAGCTTTGCGACCGACTTTAACTCCATGACGGGACAGCTCGCCCGCTATGAAAAAGAGCTCCGCGCCTCGCACGTCGCGATGGCGCACGAGCTGCGCTCGCCCCTGACGGCCGCCATCGGGCGTCTGCAGGGCATGTTAGACGGCGTGTTTGATGCCAGCCCGGCGCAGCTCGGCATGGTGATGAAACAGCTCCAGCACCTCAACCGCCTCACCGATGAGCTTCACCTTCTGTCGCTCGCCGACGCGGGTAACCTCGTGCTGGAGGACCAGCCGTTTTGCCTCGATGAGCTGATTCAGGAGCGGGCTGCCTGGATCATGCCCGAGGCTGACGCGCATCATTTTCGGATAACGCTTCGCAACCCGCGCACCAGCCCCTTCAGAGGCGATGCGTTCCGTCTTGGACAGGTCGTTACCATCCTCATGGAAAATGCGCTACGTTACGGACGCGAGGGCGGCCACCTTGAGGTGGCGCTGCACTACGCCAGCGGGCATTACATCCTCGAATTTACCGATGACGGGCCGGGCGTGTCGCCCCAGTTCTTACCGGAAATGTTTAAACGCTTTAGCCGCGAGGAGCAGTCCCGCGCGCGGCATTCCGGCGGCAGCGGCCTCGGTTTGTCCATCGCCCGGGCGATTTGCGAGGCGCATGGGGGTGAGATTAGCGCGTCATTGCCGGAAACCGGCGGCCTCGCCGTGCGCATTTTGTTGCCCTGGCACCCGTCCGGTAATGAAAATATCCACTCTTGA
- the yajD gene encoding HNH nuclease YajD codes for MALIPKNYARLESGYREKALKIYPWVCGRCSREFVYSNLRELTVHHIDHDHTNNPEDGSNWELLCLFCHDHEHSKYTEADQYGTTVVAGEDAQKDVGVATFNPFADLKAMMDKKK; via the coding sequence ATGGCTTTGATCCCCAAAAACTACGCGCGGCTGGAAAGCGGCTATCGCGAAAAAGCATTAAAAATCTATCCCTGGGTCTGCGGACGCTGCTCGCGCGAGTTTGTCTATTCAAATCTGCGTGAACTCACGGTTCACCATATCGATCACGACCATACCAACAACCCGGAAGATGGCAGCAACTGGGAGCTGTTGTGCCTGTTTTGCCACGATCACGAACATTCGAAATACACCGAAGCGGATCAGTACGGCACCACCGTGGTGGCCGGGGAAGACGCGCAAAAAGACGTGGGCGTCGCCACGTTTAACCCGTTTGCCGATTTAAAAGCGATGATGGATAAGAAGAAATAA
- a CDS encoding response regulator — MLSRRVLIIEDDADAAGVLEAYLRRENYDVTITGDGHSGLDMAQRWKPDLILLDVMLPGLNGTEVLAGLRRKSDVPVIMVTAMGDTPDRIGALRYGADDYVVKPYHPGEVVARVQAVLRRSSKKETDEAILRWQTLEVDVAAIVASVDNGGDAPVMLDLTPTEFSLLATLLRSPAHPFSRQYLLEHCLPESEALERVVDTHIYNLRKKLEAAGISGVLINVRGVGYRFRQP, encoded by the coding sequence ATGTTGTCCAGAAGAGTGCTGATTATTGAAGATGACGCCGATGCGGCTGGCGTGCTCGAGGCCTATTTACGGCGGGAAAATTACGACGTGACCATTACCGGAGACGGTCATTCCGGGCTGGATATGGCGCAGCGGTGGAAGCCCGACCTCATTCTGCTGGACGTGATGCTGCCGGGGCTTAACGGCACCGAGGTGCTGGCTGGCCTGCGTCGTAAAAGCGATGTGCCGGTGATCATGGTCACGGCCATGGGGGATACCCCTGACCGCATTGGCGCCCTGCGATACGGTGCCGATGATTACGTTGTGAAGCCTTATCATCCGGGCGAAGTGGTGGCTCGGGTGCAGGCGGTGCTGCGGCGCAGCAGTAAAAAAGAGACGGACGAGGCGATCCTTCGCTGGCAAACGCTGGAGGTGGACGTGGCCGCCATTGTGGCGAGCGTGGATAACGGCGGCGACGCGCCCGTGATGCTCGATCTTACGCCAACGGAATTCTCGCTTCTGGCAACGCTGCTGCGTTCTCCGGCGCACCCGTTCTCCCGCCAGTATTTACTGGAGCACTGTTTGCCGGAAAGCGAGGCGCTGGAGCGCGTGGTGGACACCCATATTTATAACCTGCGTAAAAAACTGGAAGCGGCGGGGATCTCCGGCGTGCTGATCAACGTTCGCGGCGTGGGTTACAGGTTCAGACAGCCATGA